A section of the Armatimonadota bacterium genome encodes:
- a CDS encoding dihydrofolate reductase — MRKVRYCVAASLDGFIADAQGGHDWILMDPSIDFVAFMQQFDTVLMGRGTYEASKGMSGGEMPGMTAIVCSRTLEEAAAQGVQVVRDGVQAVAELRQKAGKDIWLFGGGNLFRSLLDAGAVDQIELSLIPVLLGSGIPLLPPGKRSPTLRLNEQSSLPNGTVVLTYSTR; from the coding sequence ATGCGCAAGGTTCGGTATTGTGTGGCGGCAAGCCTCGACGGGTTCATCGCCGACGCCCAGGGTGGACATGATTGGATCCTCATGGACCCTTCAATCGACTTCGTGGCGTTCATGCAGCAGTTCGACACGGTGCTGATGGGTCGCGGCACCTACGAGGCGTCCAAAGGGATGTCAGGGGGAGAAATGCCTGGAATGACGGCCATCGTGTGCTCAAGGACACTCGAAGAGGCCGCAGCGCAAGGCGTTCAGGTGGTTCGGGACGGGGTGCAGGCCGTAGCCGAATTGCGCCAGAAAGCGGGCAAGGACATCTGGCTTTTTGGCGGCGGCAACCTCTTTCGGTCGCTACTGGATGCGGGGGCCGTGGACCAGATCGAGTTGAGCTTGATTCCAGTGCTTTTGGGTTCGGGCATTCCGTTGCTACCGCCCGGGAAGCGCTCACCTACATTGAGACTGAACGAGCAAAGCTCGCTGCCGAATGGGACTGTAGTGCTGACCTACTCGACAAGGTAA
- a CDS encoding GNAT family N-acetyltransferase produces the protein MPIELLTERTLLRPFRFTDWPSLQAYLSKPEVTRLDSPYPLDDVGIQAVAKFFEGSEDFLAVCLKETGSLIGHLHFGVRTDASPGFRNLGFVFDSAYWGQGLAHESCQALLRYAFDSLATPGFLTGTRKENLRARRLLGRLGFRELPSDDLEGCIYELDAASHEAAKAAVN, from the coding sequence GTGCCGATAGAGCTCCTGACCGAGCGAACTCTGCTGCGGCCATTTCGGTTCACGGACTGGCCGTCCCTTCAGGCTTACTTGTCCAAACCGGAGGTCACGCGGCTGGACTCCCCCTATCCGCTCGATGACGTCGGAATTCAGGCCGTGGCCAAGTTCTTTGAGGGCAGCGAGGACTTTCTCGCGGTGTGCCTAAAGGAAACGGGCTCGCTCATTGGGCACCTTCACTTTGGCGTTCGAACCGATGCCTCGCCCGGTTTTCGGAATCTGGGGTTCGTGTTCGATTCGGCCTACTGGGGCCAGGGGCTCGCTCATGAGAGCTGTCAAGCGCTTCTCAGATACGCTTTCGACAGTTTGGCGACGCCGGGCTTCCTAACCGGAACTCGGAAAGAGAATCTCCGGGCACGTCGGCTCTTGGGGCGGCTGGGCTTTCGCGAGTTGCCGTCGGACGACCTTGAAGGGTGCATCTACGAGCTTGATGCGGCTTCTCACGAAGCGGCGAAGGCTGCCGTGAACTGA
- the mntR gene encoding manganese-binding transcriptional regulator MntR, protein MNAHDLHAARFKQTREDHRVELAEDYVEAVLDLIDEQGEARLTDIATRMGVAHPTVAKAMRRLEKEGLVVLSPYRPTRLTDAGLALARECRRRHRVVVGFLVALGLDSEAAEVEAEGIEHHVSKTTLELMERFVLARTAS, encoded by the coding sequence ATGAACGCGCACGATCTTCATGCGGCCAGGTTCAAACAAACCCGCGAAGACCATCGGGTGGAACTTGCCGAGGACTACGTCGAGGCCGTTCTGGACCTGATCGACGAGCAAGGAGAGGCGCGGCTGACCGACATCGCGACACGCATGGGCGTGGCGCACCCAACCGTCGCCAAGGCGATGCGAAGGCTCGAAAAGGAGGGCCTTGTGGTCCTGAGTCCCTACCGTCCCACGCGCCTAACCGATGCGGGCCTCGCCCTGGCGCGTGAGTGCAGACGTCGCCACCGGGTGGTCGTCGGCTTTCTGGTGGCGCTGGGGCTAGACAGTGAAGCGGCTGAAGTTGAGGCGGAGGGCATCGAGCATCACGTGAGCAAGACGACCCTGGAGCTTATGGAGCGGTTTGTGTTGGCGCGAACGGCCAGCTGA
- a CDS encoding Nramp family divalent metal transporter codes for MATVVKDKVTKAGPESAFRSLPEAHRTIGIPAGRAGWRRWLAFAGPGFLVSVGYMDPGNWGTDLAGGSKFGYALLWVIFLSNLMAQFLQVLCARMGLVTGKDLAMACRDYYKRPAAIAMWILCEIAIIACDLAEVVGSAVALNLLFGIRLEVGVVLTGLDVLLLLGFMRFGFRKIEAIVFTLVLTVFGCFVYEILLASPDWSLIAKGTLVPSMPNMEALLISVGILGATVMPHNLYLHSSIVQTRKVEAQDEGMKEAIRSNTIDTVVALSLAFFVNAAILILAASVFYGKGHAVEELAQGHVLLQTTLGAGSAMAFALALLASGQSSTITGTLAGQIVMEGFMKWRLAPWKRRLLTRSLAIVPAVIIIHLSGGKDTVNLLIFSQVVLSMQLPFAIFPLIHITSDPEKMGKYVNRIEVRVLGYMVGVLIAGLNVFLLYQSIGPLWLGLAVALMIAFSVYVKAYKAPAPVEAQA; via the coding sequence ATGGCGACAGTGGTCAAAGACAAGGTCACGAAGGCTGGGCCGGAATCCGCATTCCGGTCGTTGCCCGAGGCGCACCGGACGATCGGCATTCCGGCCGGACGCGCGGGTTGGCGTCGGTGGCTGGCCTTTGCCGGCCCCGGGTTCCTCGTGAGTGTCGGCTACATGGACCCCGGGAACTGGGGCACGGACCTCGCAGGCGGCTCCAAATTCGGCTATGCGCTTCTCTGGGTGATCTTCCTCTCCAATTTGATGGCGCAGTTCCTCCAGGTGCTCTGCGCGAGGATGGGGCTTGTTACCGGCAAAGACCTTGCAATGGCGTGTCGCGACTACTACAAGCGTCCAGCGGCCATCGCCATGTGGATCCTGTGCGAAATCGCGATCATCGCCTGCGATCTTGCCGAGGTGGTGGGCTCGGCGGTCGCGCTGAACCTGCTCTTTGGCATCCGGTTGGAGGTCGGTGTCGTGTTGACGGGCCTGGACGTCCTGCTCCTGCTGGGCTTCATGCGCTTTGGGTTCCGCAAGATCGAGGCGATCGTGTTCACGCTCGTCCTCACCGTATTTGGCTGTTTCGTGTACGAGATCCTCTTGGCGAGCCCCGATTGGAGCCTGATCGCGAAGGGAACCCTGGTTCCCTCGATGCCTAATATGGAAGCTCTCTTGATCTCCGTCGGCATTCTGGGTGCGACGGTGATGCCGCACAACCTCTATTTGCACTCCAGCATTGTGCAGACCCGCAAGGTCGAGGCTCAAGATGAGGGCATGAAGGAGGCTATTCGTTCGAATACCATCGACACGGTGGTCGCTCTCAGCCTGGCGTTCTTCGTCAACGCGGCAATCCTGATCCTGGCGGCCTCGGTGTTCTACGGCAAGGGCCACGCCGTCGAGGAGTTGGCCCAAGGGCACGTACTGCTGCAAACCACGCTTGGCGCGGGCTCGGCGATGGCCTTTGCCTTGGCATTGTTGGCTTCCGGCCAATCCTCGACGATCACAGGCACGCTCGCCGGGCAGATCGTGATGGAAGGCTTCATGAAGTGGCGCCTTGCCCCGTGGAAGCGCCGCCTCCTCACGCGGTCCTTGGCCATCGTGCCGGCGGTGATCATCATCCACTTGAGCGGCGGCAAGGACACGGTCAACCTGCTCATCTTCTCCCAGGTGGTGCTCTCGATGCAGCTTCCGTTCGCGATCTTCCCCCTGATCCACATCACGAGCGATCCCGAGAAGATGGGCAAGTACGTGAACCGGATCGAGGTTCGCGTGCTGGGGTACATGGTGGGCGTTCTCATTGCCGGGCTCAACGTGTTCCTGCTCTACCAGTCGATCGGCCCGCTTTGGTTGGGATTGGCCGTCGCACTGATGATCGCGTTTTCGGTGTATGTCAAGGCTTACAAGGCCCCTGCACCGGTCGAAGCCCAGGCCTGA
- a CDS encoding trypsin-like peptidase domain-containing protein: MIAKLIVPAALLVTVTLSGCGPKKQGPIGPEDPPAPKTRAQIIEQGTLAVAKVISLDDNEKQLGHGSGTIIDKAGYILTNWHVVGMTDDEVLDRTGQGHSPGEMHNKNGLVLIAIPEDTKTAPTANYVGLVVAGDSKKDLAVVKIVSRYPTTDSLEASLKTAPIELGDSDLLKRGDPLYILGYPGVRQDTPKFTSSEVSGPTDLDRDGKVDIWVIEGTVSPGNSGGMALDATGKLVGVPTWTYDPEAGSSLDGMVAINTAKALIDEAISFGGTRIGPPAKDLASRRLPTPNRAQLIGMGTIVEEGTGNPVSDATFEILQPDRTSWSPVHVETAEDIGSRPWDQTERSIIGSTPSGSLVVCAAGTSDQAGGFRLRVAPGAWRMAPLYRGLSYDCRVSARGYADFVGTIRIPEQGPLNIRAQLKRK, from the coding sequence ATGATCGCCAAGCTCATCGTTCCAGCCGCATTGCTCGTAACGGTTACCTTGTCTGGCTGCGGCCCCAAAAAACAGGGACCGATTGGCCCGGAGGATCCGCCCGCACCCAAAACCCGCGCACAGATCATCGAGCAGGGAACGCTCGCGGTGGCCAAGGTCATCTCGCTGGATGACAACGAGAAGCAGCTCGGGCATGGCTCGGGCACGATCATCGACAAGGCGGGCTATATCCTGACCAACTGGCACGTGGTGGGAATGACCGATGACGAAGTCCTCGATCGCACCGGGCAGGGACACTCCCCCGGCGAGATGCACAACAAGAACGGCCTAGTCCTGATCGCCATCCCGGAGGACACGAAGACGGCTCCGACTGCCAACTACGTGGGATTGGTCGTAGCGGGTGACTCCAAGAAGGACCTCGCCGTGGTCAAGATCGTCAGCCGGTATCCAACGACCGACTCACTGGAGGCCTCCTTGAAGACCGCACCTATCGAACTCGGTGATTCGGACCTGCTCAAGCGTGGCGACCCACTCTATATCCTGGGGTATCCGGGCGTTCGGCAGGACACCCCGAAATTCACTTCCAGCGAGGTCTCGGGTCCAACAGACCTCGATCGGGACGGCAAGGTGGACATCTGGGTGATCGAAGGAACGGTGAGTCCCGGCAATTCCGGTGGTATGGCCCTCGACGCCACAGGGAAGCTGGTGGGGGTTCCCACTTGGACTTATGATCCGGAAGCCGGTAGCTCGCTGGATGGCATGGTGGCCATCAACACCGCAAAGGCCCTCATTGACGAGGCCATTTCATTTGGTGGAACCAGGATTGGTCCGCCCGCGAAAGATTTGGCAAGCCGAAGGCTCCCAACGCCGAATCGAGCCCAGCTCATCGGAATGGGGACCATCGTCGAGGAGGGTACGGGAAACCCAGTGTCCGATGCCACCTTTGAGATTCTGCAGCCAGACCGGACAAGCTGGTCCCCGGTCCACGTTGAGACAGCCGAGGACATTGGGTCTCGTCCATGGGACCAAACCGAGCGGAGCATCATCGGCAGCACTCCTTCGGGGAGCCTTGTGGTCTGCGCAGCAGGTACAAGCGACCAGGCCGGGGGATTCCGTCTGAGAGTTGCGCCCGGAGCCTGGCGAATGGCGCCACTCTATCGGGGCTTGAGCTACGATTGCCGGGTAAGTGCTCGTGGCTATGCGGACTTCGTTGGAACCATTCGCATTCCTGAACAGGGCCCGCTCAACATCAGGGCCCAGCTGAAACGCAAGTAG
- a CDS encoding AAA family ATPase produces the protein MKRPLLVLVTGRPGSGKTTLAASLVEELRSPLVSRDRLMEGALRTLGLDLAEDPKLAQSICDAFFAEIELLTRNQISAVAEAAFQHKVWAPKLEPILGLADLRVVICELSPEAARVRCQERLRQDPLWVRYHPSADALDRLIATYDPPKLDAPTLHIDTSRSVGALVQDVVHFLTGTAVPPHLQ, from the coding sequence ATGAAACGACCCCTGCTTGTCCTCGTCACGGGCAGACCCGGTTCAGGCAAGACGACGCTCGCCGCCTCCTTGGTTGAGGAGTTGCGCAGTCCGCTGGTCAGCCGCGACCGGCTGATGGAGGGCGCCTTGAGAACCCTGGGCCTCGACCTCGCGGAGGACCCGAAGCTGGCTCAGAGTATTTGTGACGCGTTCTTCGCAGAAATCGAGCTGCTCACTCGAAACCAGATCAGCGCGGTGGCGGAAGCCGCATTCCAGCACAAGGTTTGGGCGCCGAAGCTGGAGCCGATCCTCGGTCTCGCAGACCTGAGGGTGGTGATCTGCGAGCTTTCACCTGAAGCGGCTAGGGTGCGTTGCCAGGAACGCCTGCGGCAAGACCCGCTTTGGGTCCGCTACCATCCGTCCGCCGACGCGTTGGACCGACTGATCGCCACGTACGATCCACCGAAGTTGGACGCGCCGACGCTTCACATCGACACTTCGCGGAGTGTGGGCGCCCTCGTGCAGGATGTCGTGCACTTCCTTACCGGAACGGCCGTGCCTCCTCACCTCCAATAG
- a CDS encoding SRPBCC domain-containing protein: MKVENKPDYAIDDASCKAQTGKTLGQWFAELDSMDGLAKGRREAINHMFAQTKDPWWPTTIYVEYEKHHGVVKKDGLQEGYTICCTKSINAPVAKVYGVWTAPGQFGQMFGDNGKQDLKEGGSIRCDAGCKGTFTRIRPEKDLRFTWEHPGCTAPITVDVQFQDNKGKTLMNVMSSRIQTRSEADGLRNAWGEALIRLKAMAES, from the coding sequence ATGAAAGTCGAGAACAAGCCGGATTACGCCATCGACGACGCGAGCTGCAAGGCGCAGACGGGCAAGACCCTCGGGCAGTGGTTTGCTGAACTCGACTCCATGGACGGCTTGGCGAAGGGCCGGCGCGAAGCGATCAACCACATGTTTGCCCAGACCAAAGACCCGTGGTGGCCCACCACGATCTACGTGGAGTATGAAAAGCACCATGGCGTGGTCAAAAAGGACGGGCTGCAAGAGGGCTATACGATCTGCTGCACGAAGTCGATCAATGCGCCGGTAGCCAAGGTTTACGGCGTTTGGACGGCCCCGGGCCAGTTTGGGCAGATGTTTGGCGACAACGGCAAGCAAGACTTGAAAGAAGGCGGATCGATCAGGTGTGACGCGGGGTGCAAAGGGACTTTCACCCGAATACGCCCGGAAAAGGACCTGCGCTTTACCTGGGAGCACCCCGGCTGCACCGCGCCCATCACCGTTGACGTTCAGTTCCAGGACAACAAGGGCAAAACGCTGATGAACGTGATGTCGTCGCGGATTCAAACTCGGAGCGAGGCGGATGGCCTCCGAAACGCCTGGGGAGAGGCGCTGATCAGGCTCAAGGCCATGGCCGAATCTTAG
- a CDS encoding DUF1905 domain-containing protein: MDETTQTIQFQATLRNPGGADKGAPWAFLKLPQEASDPLPARGMVSVEGTANGRPFAATLEPDGLGGHWLRVKPKLQEALGAKVGDTLTFEIAPAKIEPEPEVPDDFQAALDEAIPKARETWQAITALARRDWIHWIVSGKKAETRVKRIAVAMDKMSKGNRRPCCFDRSGMFDKSLSCPVADDE, from the coding sequence ATGGATGAAACCACCCAGACCATCCAGTTCCAAGCCACCCTTCGCAATCCAGGAGGCGCGGACAAAGGCGCGCCTTGGGCCTTCTTGAAGCTGCCGCAAGAAGCCAGCGACCCGCTCCCGGCGCGGGGCATGGTTTCGGTCGAAGGGACCGCCAACGGGAGGCCCTTCGCCGCAACCCTCGAACCTGACGGCTTGGGCGGACATTGGCTGCGGGTTAAGCCAAAGCTCCAGGAAGCGCTCGGAGCCAAGGTCGGCGACACCCTCACTTTTGAGATAGCCCCCGCAAAAATCGAGCCCGAGCCCGAGGTTCCCGATGACTTTCAGGCCGCGCTCGATGAGGCCATCCCGAAGGCGCGCGAGACCTGGCAGGCCATCACCGCTCTTGCCAGAAGGGACTGGATCCACTGGATCGTCTCCGGCAAGAAGGCCGAGACGCGCGTGAAGCGGATCGCAGTCGCCATGGACAAAATGTCGAAGGGCAACCGCCGACCATGCTGTTTCGACCGGTCGGGGATGTTTGACAAGAGCCTGAGCTGCCCGGTAGCCGATGATGAGTAG
- a CDS encoding RNA-binding protein has product MQPHSKPIQDGAKCQVIAGTHKGKSGIVRDMHTSKTGAVTVTVVQSDGERFKTLAKNVAMAD; this is encoded by the coding sequence ATGCAACCCCATTCGAAACCGATACAAGACGGCGCGAAGTGCCAAGTCATCGCCGGCACGCACAAAGGGAAATCCGGCATCGTGCGCGACATGCACACGAGCAAGACGGGTGCTGTCACAGTCACCGTCGTCCAATCGGACGGCGAGCGATTCAAGACCCTCGCCAAGAACGTCGCGATGGCGGATTAG
- a CDS encoding GYD domain-containing protein yields MPLYLTRFSYTPETWARLISSPEDRRKAAQEYIESVGGKLHGFWYAFGSHDGYNLWEAPDNVSMAAVALAIGSGGALSSCETTVLLTVEETMDALRKAEGVRYRPPGV; encoded by the coding sequence ATGCCACTTTATCTGACCAGATTCAGCTATACGCCGGAGACTTGGGCCAGGCTGATAAGCAGCCCGGAGGACCGACGAAAAGCAGCTCAAGAGTACATAGAGTCTGTCGGCGGCAAGCTCCACGGTTTCTGGTACGCCTTCGGCTCGCACGACGGCTACAACCTCTGGGAGGCGCCCGACAACGTTTCGATGGCCGCGGTCGCCCTGGCGATAGGCAGCGGCGGCGCACTCAGCTCTTGCGAAACGACCGTGCTTCTCACGGTCGAAGAAACGATGGATGCGCTGCGGAAAGCGGAGGGTGTACGATACCGTCCGCCCGGCGTATAG
- a CDS encoding FMN-binding negative transcriptional regulator, which yields MYPMPEFKETDRQAILAFIRKYPLALVAGAGADGRIAATHIPLLIHQAEPELVLRGHIMRKTDHWHALKENPEVIAVFTGPDAPVMESWQSGGAFGGTWNYMAVHARGTVAFLPESDLLKLLQQLKDQFEESPDHKFENLPEEYISRLVPAIECLEFRVAALDAVFKLSQNRGAVNFDSTVRQLKAIGGESALVAEEMQSRRGGYFPREK from the coding sequence GTGTACCCGATGCCAGAGTTCAAGGAGACGGATCGCCAGGCCATTCTCGCCTTCATCCGCAAGTATCCCCTCGCCTTGGTTGCCGGAGCCGGCGCAGACGGGCGGATCGCCGCCACCCACATTCCCTTGCTGATCCATCAGGCGGAGCCCGAGTTGGTCCTGAGAGGCCACATCATGCGAAAAACCGACCACTGGCACGCCCTGAAGGAGAACCCGGAGGTCATCGCCGTCTTCACCGGGCCGGACGCTCCGGTGATGGAAAGCTGGCAATCCGGTGGGGCCTTTGGCGGCACATGGAACTACATGGCTGTGCATGCCCGTGGCACCGTGGCGTTCTTGCCGGAGTCGGACCTGCTGAAGCTGCTCCAGCAACTCAAGGACCAATTCGAGGAGAGCCCGGACCACAAATTCGAGAACCTCCCCGAGGAGTACATCTCTCGGCTCGTGCCCGCCATCGAGTGCCTGGAGTTTCGGGTTGCTGCACTCGATGCGGTCTTCAAGCTCAGCCAGAACCGTGGCGCAGTGAACTTCGACAGCACCGTCCGGCAACTGAAGGCGATTGGCGGGGAATCAGCCCTGGTCGCCGAGGAGATGCAGAGTCGCAGGGGGGGATATTTCCCAAGAGAAAAGTAG
- a CDS encoding adenylate/guanylate cyclase domain-containing protein — translation MKRANRNRLQKGALLFAVGILASLGFMRFFRGQPELEGGDFLTAALVGLLLACTQLAIEGMVLPRTRQMRLVPAVLIRATAYTVGAVGSVLFGISLANFLYGGVERVGSDVFFRSGWESVQQEWQENLPTGLFLNASVYALLIVLVLVFLGSVAQKLGPGVLWNWLIGRYHEPREERCVFLFLDLRGSTALAERLGDRRFSALIRDAFFDITPALLEHGARVSHFIGDEVVLYWTLRKGVQPGPEFARCFFAIQDLLAGLSPRYLQRYGVVPEFKAGAHWGTVIATDVGQIKSEIVFHGDVLNVASRLERLCGEEGAALLVSGELAPALAGEEGLVVDDLGERKLKGKEQAMKVASIRRAFEPVP, via the coding sequence ATGAAGAGAGCCAACCGAAACCGGCTCCAGAAGGGTGCTCTGCTCTTTGCCGTGGGCATCCTCGCCTCGCTCGGCTTCATGCGGTTCTTTCGCGGACAGCCCGAACTCGAGGGCGGCGACTTCCTTACTGCCGCTCTCGTTGGCTTGCTCTTGGCGTGCACGCAGTTGGCCATCGAGGGCATGGTCCTGCCCCGTACGCGTCAGATGCGCCTCGTCCCTGCGGTGCTCATCCGGGCGACGGCATACACCGTGGGGGCGGTGGGATCGGTGCTCTTCGGGATCTCCCTGGCGAACTTCCTATATGGTGGCGTGGAAAGGGTGGGCTCGGACGTGTTCTTTCGGTCGGGATGGGAGAGCGTTCAGCAAGAGTGGCAAGAGAACCTGCCTACCGGGCTGTTTCTGAACGCGTCCGTCTATGCCCTCCTCATCGTGCTCGTGCTGGTGTTCCTCGGCAGCGTCGCGCAGAAGCTCGGGCCGGGCGTGCTGTGGAACTGGCTCATCGGCCGCTACCACGAGCCGCGCGAGGAGCGATGCGTGTTCCTGTTCCTCGATCTTCGAGGCTCCACCGCACTCGCCGAGCGGCTCGGCGACCGCCGGTTCAGCGCGCTGATCCGCGATGCCTTTTTCGACATCACCCCCGCGCTGCTCGAACACGGGGCGCGCGTCTCGCACTTCATCGGAGACGAGGTGGTGCTGTATTGGACCCTCCGAAAGGGCGTTCAGCCCGGTCCCGAGTTTGCCCGGTGCTTCTTCGCAATTCAAGACCTCTTGGCAGGGCTTTCACCGAGATATTTGCAGCGCTACGGGGTCGTTCCTGAGTTCAAAGCGGGAGCGCACTGGGGAACGGTGATCGCGACCGACGTGGGGCAAATCAAGAGCGAGATCGTGTTCCACGGGGACGTTTTGAACGTCGCCTCGCGGCTGGAGCGGCTTTGCGGCGAGGAGGGCGCAGCGTTGCTCGTCTCGGGCGAACTTGCCCCTGCCCTGGCCGGGGAGGAAGGCTTGGTTGTGGATGACCTGGGGGAGCGGAAACTCAAGGGCAAGGAGCAGGCGATGAAGGTGGCCTCGATCCGGCGGGCGTTTGAACCCGTCCCATAG
- a CDS encoding PAAR domain-containing protein, which translates to MAPACAHGCPACPHTVIGPVTSGSPTVRINGQPAARVGDVGTHTACCGPNTFRIEEGDSQVLIDGKPAARIGDKTKHCGGAGKLVAKK; encoded by the coding sequence ATGGCCCCGGCCTGCGCCCACGGCTGCCCGGCATGCCCTCATACGGTGATCGGCCCGGTCACCAGCGGAAGTCCGACCGTTCGCATCAACGGCCAGCCGGCAGCTCGTGTGGGCGATGTGGGAACCCATACCGCGTGCTGCGGCCCGAACACGTTTAGGATCGAAGAGGGCGACAGCCAGGTGCTCATCGACGGCAAGCCGGCCGCTCGAATCGGTGACAAGACGAAGCACTGCGGCGGCGCAGGAAAACTGGTCGCGAAGAAGTAG
- a CDS encoding lipocalin family protein has product MKARAWVSCALATLIAVTGCGSEKFSGTYVNDPSALQAMQEAGGMLSQEIVFQQDGTFAVKSETTSPQGVPTQTTATGTYTLKGDKLTMTTIIENGQSAPETSRVPVTYRMADDKTSFEMPEFSWVKYVRR; this is encoded by the coding sequence ATGAAAGCTCGAGCTTGGGTTTCTTGCGCACTTGCTACGCTCATCGCGGTAACGGGCTGCGGCTCGGAGAAGTTTTCAGGCACCTACGTGAATGACCCTTCCGCGCTTCAAGCAATGCAGGAAGCTGGCGGCATGCTGTCACAGGAGATTGTCTTTCAACAAGACGGCACATTTGCTGTCAAGTCTGAGACCACCTCGCCCCAGGGCGTACCCACACAAACCACAGCCACCGGGACCTACACGCTAAAGGGCGACAAATTGACGATGACGACTATCATCGAAAACGGGCAATCGGCTCCAGAAACGAGCCGCGTACCAGTTACCTACCGAATGGCCGACGACAAGACCTCATTCGAAATGCCCGAGTTCTCATGGGTCAAGTACGTGAGAAGGTGA
- a CDS encoding nuclear transport factor 2 family protein translates to MPTSVVLPETIRTYFDAKGGDAGDAAACFTSDAVVYDIGEDLTFSGVDQIRSWLGHTADEYKLTSEVRSCEESASGYRVGVVISGDFPGSPYEFAYRFKLEGSKIKELAIDPVGSLA, encoded by the coding sequence ATGCCGACAAGCGTTGTTTTGCCTGAAACCATCCGAACATACTTCGATGCCAAAGGTGGCGATGCCGGCGATGCGGCCGCTTGCTTCACTTCGGACGCAGTCGTCTACGACATTGGAGAAGACCTTACGTTTTCGGGCGTCGACCAAATACGAAGCTGGCTCGGCCACACAGCGGACGAGTACAAGTTGACCTCAGAAGTGCGGTCCTGTGAAGAGAGCGCTAGCGGATACAGAGTCGGCGTGGTGATCTCGGGCGACTTCCCCGGCAGTCCGTATGAGTTCGCTTATCGATTCAAGCTTGAGGGAAGCAAGATCAAGGAACTTGCGATCGACCCCGTCGGCTCTCTTGCATGA